The following are encoded together in the Bos taurus isolate L1 Dominette 01449 registration number 42190680 breed Hereford chromosome 12, ARS-UCD2.0, whole genome shotgun sequence genome:
- the LOC132346786 gene encoding ATP-binding cassette sub-family C member 4-like → MVSYIENYDPANSAALHEAYGYAAGLSACVLVWAILHHLYFYHMQCVGMRLRVAVCHMIYRKSLRLSSSAMGKTTTGQIVNLLSNDVNRFDQGAFEE, encoded by the exons ATGGTTAGTTATATTGAAAACTATGATCCTGCCAATTCTGCTGCTTTGCATGAAGCCTATGGCTATGCAGCAGGGCTGAGTGCCTGCGTGCTTGTGTGGGCCATTCTGCACCACTTGTACTTCTACCACATGCAGTGTGTGGGGATGAGGCTGAGAGTAGCCGTGTGCCATATGATCTACCGCAAG tcacttcgCCTGAGTAGCTCAGCCATGGGGAAGACCACCACAGGCCAGATAGTTAACCTGCTGTCCAACGATGTGAACAGGTTTGATCAG GGAGCCTTTGAGGAATAA